The DNA segment CTTCGGCCGCAACAAGGTGCAGTACGAAACCTTCGACTGGAAGGTGCTGCGTACGCCCCACTTTGAAATCTACTACTATCCCCAGGAAGAGGTCGCTGTGCGAGATGCGGCCCGTATGGCTGAGCGATGGTACCAGCGCCACAGCCGCACCTTTCTGCATGAGTTTGGCGAGCGCAAACCTATCATTTTTTATGCAGATGACGCCGACTTCCATCAAACCAATGCAATCAGTGGGGAAATCGGCGAAGGCACAGGCGGCGTAACAGAATCCATCAAAGAGCGCGTGATCATGCCGTTTACGGGAATCTATCGGGAAAATGATCACGTGCTCGGTCACGAGCTGGTCCATTCCTTTCAGTATGACATTGCGCTGAACCGTTCCGATAGCCTGAGCCGCTTCGCGCTGGCGTTGTTGCCGCTGTGGCTTGTCGAAGGCATGGCAGAGTACCTGTCGGTGGGACGCCATGACCCCCACACGGCTATGTGGTTGCGCGATGCGGCGCTGCGCGACGATCTTCCTACCATCCGCCAGCTTACGCGTGACTTGCGCTATTTTCCTTACCGCTACGGCCAGGCCTACCTGGCATACATTGGTGGCAAATACGGTGATCAAGCGGTTACCGATCTGTACAAGCTGGGCGGTATTGTAGGCGTCGATACAGCTATCGTCCTCACCCTGGGCATTACGCCCGACTCGCTCTCTCGGGAATGGATTCAAGCCGTCAAGCAGACCTACCTTCCGCTGCTGAAGGATCGCACTCCTCCGGAACAGGCCGGTCGGAAGGTGCTGGCACCCGACCTTGATGCCGGTGAAATCAACCTGGCTCCCGCCCTTAGCCCTGACGGACGCTACGTGGCCTTCCTTTCCGAGCGCGATCTGTTCACAATCGACCTGTTTGTGGCCGATGCCGAAACAGGCAAAGTGCTGCGCCGCCTGAGCAGCAGTGCCAGCGATCCGCACTTCGATGCAATCCGTTTCATCAATTCCTCGGGCTCCTGGTCGCCCGACGGCCAGCGTTTCGCCTTCATTACGTTCGCACGGGGCAACAACGAAATTGCCATCTGGAACCTGCGCAAAGGGAAACTGGAACGCCGCATTGCCGTCGAGGGAGTAGGGGCCATTCACAACCTGGCCTGGTCACCTGACGGCCGCACCATCGCCTTTTCTGGGCTTTCGGGAGGCATCAGCGACCTGTACCTGCTGGATCTGAAGACAAACCAGGTGCGCAAGCTCACCGACGACCGCTACGCCGATCTGCAACCCGCCTGGTCACCTGACGGCCGCACCATCGCCTTTGTATCCGACCGAGGACCCGACGGCACCGACTTCGAAATCTTACGCTACGGCCACGAGCGACTGGCACTGCTGGACCTGGAAACGGGCAACGTGCGCGTGCTGCGCCCCTTCCAGCATGGGCAGCAGATCAATCCGCAATTTTCACCGGATGGCCGAAGCCTGTACTTCATCTCCAACCATGATGGCTTCAAAGACATCTACCGAATGGATCTGTCGACCGGAGCCGTTTATCGCATCACCAAGCTGCAAACAGGCGTCAGTGGCATTACCAGCATCTCTCCGGCCATGAGCGTGGCCGCTCAAAACGGCCGCATGGTCTTTTCAGTCTTCACCGACAACAAGTACCTGGTTTTTGCTTTAGAGCCCCATGAGCTACAGGGTGATCCAGTAACCCCGGGCACTGATCAGGGCATCGCCAGCGCCGGTGTGCTGCCTCCCTTGCAACCCCCTACACAGGGACTGGTCAGCAACTACCTGAATGATCCGCTGACCGGACTGCCCGATGAACTGACGCTTCGCCCTCAGCCCTACCGACGCCGCCTGCAACTGGACTATATCGCACCCCCCACGTTTGGCGCTACCGTAGGCGGTCCCTTCGGCACCCTGATTGCCGGTGGCGTAGGCTTTTTCTTCAGCGACATGCTGGGCGACCAGCAACTGGCCGTTGTGGCACAGGCCAACGGCACCTTCAAGGATATCGGAGGCCAGATTGTCTATATCAACCAGGGCGGGCGAATGAACTATGGCTTGCTGGGAAGCCATATTCCCTTACTATTCGGATATGCGTACTTCCGGCCAGCCTGCTTCGATCCGGCTACTGAACTGACCGTCCCCTGCTACGTCCAGATACTGCAACGCATTTATATCCAACAGGTCAGCGCGCTGGGCTACTATCCCCTGAACTCTACCCAACGCTTTG comes from the Rhodothermus profundi genome and includes:
- a CDS encoding BamA/TamA family outer membrane protein; its protein translation is MHAFRIAGLLLLLIGWTLPAWAQYFGRNKVQYETFDWKVLRTPHFEIYYYPQEEVAVRDAARMAERWYQRHSRTFLHEFGERKPIIFYADDADFHQTNAISGEIGEGTGGVTESIKERVIMPFTGIYRENDHVLGHELVHSFQYDIALNRSDSLSRFALALLPLWLVEGMAEYLSVGRHDPHTAMWLRDAALRDDLPTIRQLTRDLRYFPYRYGQAYLAYIGGKYGDQAVTDLYKLGGIVGVDTAIVLTLGITPDSLSREWIQAVKQTYLPLLKDRTPPEQAGRKVLAPDLDAGEINLAPALSPDGRYVAFLSERDLFTIDLFVADAETGKVLRRLSSSASDPHFDAIRFINSSGSWSPDGQRFAFITFARGNNEIAIWNLRKGKLERRIAVEGVGAIHNLAWSPDGRTIAFSGLSGGISDLYLLDLKTNQVRKLTDDRYADLQPAWSPDGRTIAFVSDRGPDGTDFEILRYGHERLALLDLETGNVRVLRPFQHGQQINPQFSPDGRSLYFISNHDGFKDIYRMDLSTGAVYRITKLQTGVSGITSISPAMSVAAQNGRMVFSVFTDNKYLVFALEPHELQGDPVTPGTDQGIASAGVLPPLQPPTQGLVSNYLNDPLTGLPDELTLRPQPYRRRLQLDYIAPPTFGATVGGPFGTLIAGGVGFFFSDMLGDQQLAVVAQANGTFKDIGGQIVYINQGGRMNYGLLGSHIPLLFGYAYFRPACFDPATELTVPCYVQILQRIYIQQVSALGYYPLNSTQRFELQIGFQRYGFDYDAEIYYLYGAGFRRDTENLDAPKPIYFFQVSGAFVGDFSFFGFTSPVRGSRYRLEISPLTGTERFVRVLIDGRKYFFFRPLTFAVRLTHVGNYGARPQRPGELSFAQEYLGYGSTPTFVRGYSFYSLEPDECTPARNGETLCAEALRLIGTHVAVASAELRIPLFGTERFGLFNFPYLPTELSLFADAGVAWSKGDLPTWKFARYSPDRVPVFSTGISTRFNILGAMVLELFYVYPFQRPYKGWHLGAQLVPGW